A region from the Deltaproteobacteria bacterium genome encodes:
- a CDS encoding TlpA family protein disulfide reductase, which produces MSKSADKVLLFVLVALISAAVVGGILDAVQNGSEESQHLLAKGAPAPAFTAIRHADKQPVKSEDLKGKVVVLDFWGTWCGPCRAEAPVVRNLANAYASQGVVVLAMNSDGTGDGPESPEEVQQFLDAAKLADYPVVYPQRSALADFKVESFPTLYVIGRDGKVAFRDVGEVSERRLREAIDAALKG; this is translated from the coding sequence GTGAGCAAGTCTGCGGACAAGGTCCTCCTCTTCGTGCTGGTGGCGCTGATCTCGGCTGCCGTGGTGGGCGGGATCCTCGACGCCGTCCAGAACGGCTCGGAGGAGTCTCAGCACCTGCTGGCCAAGGGCGCGCCCGCGCCGGCCTTCACTGCCATCCGCCACGCGGACAAGCAGCCGGTGAAGAGCGAGGACCTCAAGGGCAAGGTCGTGGTGCTGGACTTCTGGGGCACCTGGTGTGGGCCGTGTCGCGCAGAAGCGCCGGTGGTCCGAAACCTGGCCAACGCCTACGCGTCTCAAGGAGTCGTGGTCCTGGCGATGAACAGCGACGGAACGGGCGACGGCCCGGAGAGCCCTGAAGAGGTGCAGCAGTTCCTCGACGCGGCCAAGCTCGCGGACTACCCGGTGGTCTACCCGCAGCGCAGCGCACTGGCGGACTTCAAGGTCGAGAGCTTCCCGACGCTCTACGTCATCGGCCGCGACGGCAAGGTCGCCTTCCGCGACGTGGGCGAGGTCTCCGAGCGCCGGCTTCGGGAGGCCATCGACGCCGCGCTCAAGGGATGA
- a CDS encoding response regulator, translated as MAKQVLIIEDDDGVGKAMAELLVGLGEVTAVIAKNGATAVEKFGQAMFDLVTLDILLPGGMDGYKVAEAIRERSADVPIVVISGFVKDPKVQKDLQTRFNIKTILQKPMKPDEAKAAFNAALGLRATSTAAAIAPEQSGPTRMEGFSVDLGDVPVPMLFGELFRRKAEGVLDLIRGNTKKRFYFQRGFFRYATSNVKAETISGLLAAKGVPDAKINQAMATAKQEGATLTDALVELRVIAERDVNPLLVQQTEEVATTALSWTEGSATFKPSAVDSGPEGRANPVIVVLKGLKRLSTPEQARAALSTEGKSVLERTPEFERELFAIRAIFGGEAISPAINGKLTVAELLGRAKPPDLVLLQGLFATGLARVKGQMPVTLGARPAEASGPQPTNVARPATSPVNRRHTAEEQDARKLVQAEHKRLAGATTHYQVLGVDSRTDAAGIKSAYFGKARQFHADSFAGLELGDAQPLLEEVFKRITEANRVLSSEDERATYDLILSNKAKGLPTSVEQIMQAEATFQRAEGSRKAGRLKDAEKLYREAVGLNAGDANYIFQLAQLVHQLQGKSGASEVLDLLDKSLKIKQDNLAAQVLRGQLLLDAGKAKEALEIGRHVMGASAGFPGAMDLIKAAKAAAAGGGATEGEKGGLFGKLFGGKGK; from the coding sequence GTGGCAAAGCAGGTACTGATCATCGAGGACGACGACGGCGTGGGCAAAGCCATGGCCGAGCTGCTGGTCGGCCTGGGCGAGGTCACGGCGGTCATCGCCAAGAACGGCGCGACGGCCGTCGAGAAGTTTGGCCAGGCCATGTTCGACCTGGTCACCCTCGACATCCTGCTGCCCGGCGGCATGGACGGCTACAAGGTCGCCGAGGCCATCCGCGAGCGCTCGGCGGACGTGCCCATCGTGGTCATCTCCGGGTTCGTGAAGGACCCCAAGGTTCAGAAGGACCTGCAGACCCGCTTCAACATCAAGACCATCCTCCAGAAGCCCATGAAGCCCGACGAGGCCAAGGCGGCCTTCAACGCGGCCTTGGGCCTTCGCGCGACCAGCACCGCCGCCGCCATTGCGCCCGAGCAGAGCGGCCCCACGCGGATGGAGGGCTTCAGCGTCGACCTGGGCGACGTGCCCGTGCCGATGCTGTTCGGCGAGCTGTTCCGCCGCAAGGCCGAGGGCGTGCTCGACCTGATCCGCGGCAACACGAAGAAGCGCTTCTACTTCCAGCGCGGCTTCTTCCGCTACGCCACCTCCAACGTGAAGGCCGAGACCATCTCCGGCCTGCTCGCAGCGAAGGGCGTGCCCGACGCGAAGATCAACCAGGCCATGGCCACCGCCAAGCAGGAAGGCGCGACCCTCACCGATGCGTTGGTGGAGCTCCGGGTCATCGCCGAGCGCGACGTGAACCCGCTCCTGGTGCAGCAGACCGAAGAGGTGGCCACCACGGCGCTGAGCTGGACCGAGGGCAGCGCCACCTTCAAGCCGTCGGCGGTCGACTCGGGCCCCGAGGGCCGCGCGAACCCGGTGATCGTGGTCCTCAAGGGGCTCAAGCGGCTCTCCACGCCGGAGCAGGCGCGCGCCGCGCTCTCCACCGAGGGCAAGTCCGTCCTCGAGCGCACGCCGGAGTTCGAGCGCGAGCTCTTCGCCATCCGCGCGATCTTCGGCGGCGAGGCCATCAGCCCCGCCATCAACGGCAAGCTCACCGTGGCCGAGCTGCTCGGCCGCGCCAAGCCGCCCGACCTGGTCTTGCTCCAGGGCCTCTTCGCCACCGGCCTCGCGCGGGTGAAGGGCCAGATGCCGGTCACGCTCGGCGCGCGGCCCGCGGAGGCGAGCGGGCCCCAGCCGACCAACGTGGCCCGGCCAGCCACCTCGCCCGTGAACAGGCGGCATACCGCCGAGGAGCAGGACGCGCGCAAGCTCGTGCAGGCGGAGCACAAGCGCCTCGCGGGCGCCACCACGCACTACCAGGTGCTCGGCGTGGACAGCCGCACCGACGCCGCCGGCATCAAGAGCGCCTACTTCGGCAAGGCCCGCCAGTTCCACGCCGACAGCTTCGCCGGCCTCGAGCTCGGCGACGCCCAGCCGCTCCTCGAGGAGGTCTTCAAGCGCATCACCGAGGCCAACCGGGTGCTCTCCAGCGAGGACGAGCGCGCCACCTACGACCTCATCCTCAGCAACAAGGCCAAGGGCCTGCCCACCTCGGTCGAGCAGATCATGCAGGCCGAGGCCACCTTCCAGCGCGCCGAGGGCAGCCGCAAGGCCGGCCGCTTGAAGGACGCCGAGAAGCTCTACCGCGAGGCCGTCGGCCTGAACGCCGGCGACGCGAACTACATCTTCCAGCTCGCGCAGCTGGTGCACCAGCTCCAGGGAAAGTCTGGCGCGTCCGAGGTGTTGGACCTGCTGGACAAATCCCTCAAGATCAAGCAGGATAACCTGGCTGCACAGGTGTTGAGGGGCCAGCTGCTCCTCGACGCCGGCAAGGCCAAAGAAGCCCTGGAGATTGGGCGCCACGTCATGGGCGCCAGTGCGGGTTTTCCGGGAGCGATGGATCTCATCAAGGCCGCCAAGGCCGCAGCCGCGGGAGGCGGCGCGACCGAGGGAGAGAAGGGCGGCTTGTTCGGCAAGCTGTTCGGGGGCAAAGGCAAGTAG
- the rho gene encoding transcription termination factor Rho, protein MSEEQVPPSGNPSGANAPQASGSAGQSSSQGGQPASSGQPQFSSAQPNFNQQGGGFGQGGQGQGQGQGRGGRRRRRRRRGKNRGPQQLDANGNPIPQQSFQQQGQGGEAYVPQVGPDGQPLPPPQGAPQGQPGQQQQQQQFQPRPPPPPVQTFAVEGVLDTEVKGAFAFLRNPKRQCASSPDDPEVPRPLVQRLRLRAGQMVTAQATQRGARPQVQRIETVDGQTPDVAINAPHFADLTVVDPVQRIDLEYDRKEMVTRVLDLIAPIGFGQRGLIVAPPKTGKTIMLMRCANAISTNHPKAKLMVLLIDERPEEVTDMRRNIQGEVIASSSDRDTKEHIRLAELTLERAKRLVERGEDVVILLDSITRLARAYNKDIEGSGRTLSGGVDQRALERPKKLFGAARKIEEGGSLTILGTALVDTGSRMDEVIFEEFKGTGNMEVTLDRQLSEKRIWPAINIPASGTRKEEKLMDHKEFDKVKKLRQMLYSMKPADAMEKLVKKLAEYDYNSEFLEEL, encoded by the coding sequence ATGAGTGAAGAGCAGGTCCCGCCCTCAGGCAATCCTTCCGGCGCCAATGCACCCCAGGCGTCCGGCTCCGCTGGCCAATCTTCGTCGCAGGGCGGACAGCCCGCGAGCTCGGGTCAGCCGCAGTTCAGCAGCGCCCAGCCCAACTTCAACCAGCAAGGCGGCGGCTTTGGCCAGGGTGGTCAGGGCCAAGGCCAGGGCCAGGGCCGCGGGGGGCGCCGCCGCCGTCGCCGCCGTCGCGGCAAGAACCGTGGGCCGCAGCAGCTCGACGCCAACGGCAACCCCATTCCGCAGCAGAGCTTCCAGCAGCAGGGCCAGGGCGGCGAGGCGTACGTGCCGCAGGTGGGCCCGGACGGCCAGCCGCTGCCGCCGCCGCAGGGGGCGCCCCAGGGCCAGCCCGGCCAGCAGCAGCAGCAGCAGCAGTTCCAGCCGCGCCCGCCGCCTCCGCCGGTGCAGACGTTCGCCGTGGAGGGCGTGCTCGACACCGAGGTGAAGGGCGCCTTCGCCTTCCTGCGCAACCCCAAGCGCCAGTGCGCGAGCTCGCCGGATGATCCGGAAGTGCCGCGTCCGCTGGTGCAGCGCCTCCGTTTGCGCGCGGGCCAGATGGTGACCGCGCAGGCCACGCAGCGCGGCGCGCGGCCGCAGGTGCAGCGCATCGAGACCGTGGACGGCCAGACGCCGGACGTGGCCATCAACGCGCCGCACTTTGCGGATCTGACCGTGGTCGATCCCGTTCAGCGCATCGATCTCGAGTACGACCGCAAGGAGATGGTGACGCGCGTCCTCGACTTGATCGCGCCCATCGGCTTCGGCCAGCGCGGCCTGATCGTCGCGCCGCCGAAGACGGGCAAGACCATCATGCTCATGCGGTGCGCCAACGCGATCAGCACCAACCATCCGAAGGCGAAGTTGATGGTGCTGCTCATCGACGAGCGCCCCGAGGAAGTCACCGACATGCGCCGCAACATCCAGGGCGAAGTCATTGCCTCCTCGAGCGACCGCGACACCAAGGAGCACATCCGCCTGGCCGAGCTCACCCTGGAGCGCGCCAAGCGCCTGGTCGAGCGCGGCGAGGACGTGGTGATCCTGCTCGACTCGATCACCCGATTGGCGCGCGCCTACAACAAGGACATCGAGGGCTCGGGCCGCACGCTCTCGGGCGGCGTGGATCAGCGCGCGCTGGAGCGTCCGAAGAAGCTGTTCGGCGCGGCGCGCAAGATCGAAGAGGGCGGCTCGCTGACCATCCTCGGCACGGCGCTGGTGGACACCGGCAGCCGCATGGACGAGGTGATCTTCGAGGAGTTCAAGGGCACCGGCAACATGGAGGTCACCCTCGACCGCCAGCTCTCGGAGAAGCGCATCTGGCCGGCCATCAATATCCCGGCCTCCGGCACGCGCAAGGAAGAGAAGCTGATGGATCACAAAGAGTTCGACAAGGTGAAGAAGCTCCGCCAGATGCTCTATTCGATGAAGCCGGCCGACGCGATGGAGAAGCTGGTGAAGAAGCTCGCCGAGTACGACTACAACTCGGAGTTCCTCGAGGAGCTGTAG
- a CDS encoding inositol monophosphatase produces the protein MGHSAEPTVSALRATATAAARVGGEELTARLAQHREIAFKGGIDLVTDADKASEARILAHLRAAYPEHAVLAEESGTGAGSAPYRWIIDPLDGTTNYAHGVPHYCVSVAVEGPQGVLAGAILDPVRNELFTAGKGEGASLNDRPIRVTTADDLGNALLATGFPYDMWANPERTLTLFDHFACRARGMRRMGSAALDLAYVACGRFDGFFEFKLKAWDVAAGMLLITEAGGTVTHLEGGKLDLANADVLASNGKLHPEMLKVVKESLEG, from the coding sequence ATGGGACACTCCGCGGAACCGACCGTGTCAGCGCTCCGGGCGACGGCCACCGCAGCCGCGCGCGTGGGCGGCGAGGAGCTGACCGCTCGGTTGGCGCAGCACCGGGAGATCGCCTTCAAGGGCGGCATCGACCTGGTCACCGACGCCGACAAGGCCAGCGAGGCGCGCATCCTGGCGCACTTGCGCGCGGCGTATCCGGAGCACGCGGTGCTCGCGGAGGAGAGCGGCACCGGCGCGGGCAGCGCGCCGTACCGGTGGATCATCGACCCGCTCGACGGGACCACCAACTACGCGCATGGCGTGCCGCACTACTGCGTGTCTGTGGCGGTCGAGGGCCCGCAGGGCGTGCTCGCGGGCGCGATTCTCGATCCGGTGCGCAACGAGCTCTTCACGGCAGGCAAAGGGGAGGGCGCCAGCCTGAACGATCGGCCTATTCGGGTGACCACCGCCGACGATCTCGGCAACGCGCTGCTCGCCACCGGCTTTCCGTATGACATGTGGGCCAATCCGGAGCGGACGCTCACGCTCTTCGATCACTTCGCGTGTCGCGCGCGGGGCATGCGGCGCATGGGCTCGGCGGCGCTGGATCTCGCGTACGTGGCCTGCGGCCGCTTCGACGGCTTCTTCGAGTTCAAGCTCAAGGCCTGGGACGTCGCCGCGGGCATGCTGCTCATCACCGAGGCCGGCGGGACGGTCACGCACCTCGAGGGCGGCAAGCTGGATCTCGCGAACGCGGACGTGCTCGCGTCGAACGGGAAGCTTCATCCCGAGATGCTGAAGGTGGTGAAGGAGTCGCTCGAGGGATGA
- a CDS encoding amidohydrolase, producing MGKLPLDPSPEGARVPDGLRVFDAHVHVFPERLFLAIWRWFGQHGWPIRYRLHAEQVIAFLSARGVGRMTALLYAHKPGMATALNRFVAEIARAHACVVPLGTVMPGEPDAGAIVREALGTLGLRGIKLHCHVQRMSPDDARLDEVYRACEELGRPVLIHAGREPSSPAYGVDTRALCAAPMVERVLQRFPKLKLVIPHLGADEYPEYAALLGKHENLWMDTTMVVAGYLPGPAPTDLVLRHADRLMYGTDFPNIPYPWDRELKRLVALPLDEEKKRKLFWGNANALYAD from the coding sequence ATGGGCAAGCTCCCGCTCGACCCGAGCCCCGAGGGCGCGCGCGTGCCCGACGGCCTGCGCGTGTTCGACGCCCACGTGCACGTCTTTCCAGAGCGGCTCTTTCTGGCCATCTGGCGCTGGTTCGGGCAGCACGGCTGGCCCATCCGGTACCGGCTGCACGCGGAGCAGGTGATCGCGTTCCTCTCTGCGCGCGGCGTGGGGCGGATGACCGCCCTGCTCTACGCGCACAAGCCCGGCATGGCGACGGCGCTGAATCGCTTCGTGGCCGAGATCGCCAGGGCCCACGCGTGCGTGGTGCCGCTGGGCACGGTGATGCCCGGCGAGCCCGATGCAGGAGCGATCGTCCGCGAGGCCCTGGGCACGCTGGGGCTACGCGGCATCAAGCTGCATTGCCATGTCCAGCGCATGTCGCCGGACGACGCGCGGCTCGACGAGGTCTATCGCGCGTGTGAAGAGCTCGGTCGGCCCGTGCTCATCCATGCGGGCCGCGAGCCGAGCTCACCCGCGTACGGCGTCGACACCCGCGCGCTCTGCGCCGCGCCGATGGTGGAGCGGGTGCTGCAGCGCTTTCCGAAGCTGAAGCTGGTGATCCCCCACCTCGGCGCGGACGAGTACCCCGAGTACGCGGCGCTGCTCGGCAAGCACGAGAACCTCTGGATGGACACCACGATGGTCGTCGCGGGGTACCTGCCGGGACCGGCGCCCACCGACCTCGTGCTGCGCCACGCGGACCGCCTGATGTACGGCACCGACTTCCCCAACATCCCCTATCCGTGGGACCGCGAGCTGAAGCGGCTCGTGGCGCTGCCGCTCGACGAGGAGAAGAAGCGCAAGCTCTTCTGGGGCAACGCCAACGCGCTCTACGCAGACTGA
- a CDS encoding DUF2314 domain-containing protein — translation MVRRFSLLLLLAACTRHSDSTPPVAIEAQPAPQPALAPVKADLGGCELAVMLVHAKPDLDEKSVAKLVATFDAEGRTADGKPLQLGAEGFDLAPLHKLSPQVTDAEWTKLVAGKSAALLHLRWKGADAGGLAAAYAFAQKLPGDGAWTLDGQTQSFLDAKAWAALAADAAQKPLRAERHFVNQLYPEDDGSLTIETAGTERFGLRPIRVAKVIRSNARALGHLVNLLVQRWVEGQRPAADGSFDLDLAQLQNAELRAALQGSLLPGAKQRAHLRLVTDSAQEGDLAIAFPGAGAEGERQEATLDALFGTADSTHNVTHTDELLAVSKKARERVIRELKPRVQKGLPPDEVLLVKAPFPCEKGDEWMWVEVQTWSGETVRGALQSDPECAVGYRSGQTVEVKEAELFDYMDKFVDGSFIGNDTGKMMEPAFFEELDGGRRRIRE, via the coding sequence ATGGTCCGCCGCTTCTCGCTGCTCTTGCTGCTCGCAGCCTGCACGCGCCACTCCGATTCGACGCCGCCGGTCGCGATCGAGGCGCAGCCCGCGCCGCAGCCCGCCCTCGCGCCGGTGAAGGCCGACCTCGGCGGCTGCGAGCTCGCGGTGATGCTCGTGCACGCCAAGCCGGACCTCGACGAGAAGTCGGTCGCCAAGCTGGTGGCGACGTTCGACGCCGAGGGCCGCACCGCAGACGGCAAGCCCCTGCAGCTCGGGGCCGAGGGCTTCGACCTCGCGCCACTGCACAAGCTCTCGCCCCAGGTCACCGACGCGGAGTGGACCAAGCTCGTCGCCGGCAAGAGCGCGGCGCTGCTGCACCTGCGCTGGAAAGGCGCCGACGCGGGTGGCCTCGCCGCGGCCTACGCCTTCGCGCAGAAGCTGCCCGGCGACGGCGCCTGGACGCTCGACGGCCAGACCCAATCGTTCCTCGACGCCAAAGCCTGGGCCGCGCTCGCCGCCGACGCCGCGCAGAAGCCGCTCCGCGCCGAGCGCCACTTCGTGAACCAGCTCTACCCCGAGGACGACGGCAGCCTCACCATCGAGACCGCGGGCACCGAGCGCTTCGGGCTGCGGCCCATCCGCGTCGCCAAGGTCATCCGCTCCAACGCGCGCGCGCTCGGGCACCTGGTGAACCTGCTTGTGCAGCGCTGGGTCGAGGGCCAGCGTCCCGCCGCGGACGGCAGCTTCGACCTCGATCTCGCCCAGCTCCAGAACGCCGAGCTCCGCGCCGCGCTCCAGGGCTCGCTCCTGCCCGGCGCCAAGCAGCGCGCCCATCTGCGGTTGGTCACGGACAGCGCCCAGGAGGGCGATCTGGCCATCGCCTTCCCTGGCGCGGGTGCCGAGGGCGAGCGCCAGGAGGCCACCCTCGACGCGCTCTTCGGCACCGCCGACTCCACCCACAACGTGACCCACACCGACGAGCTCTTGGCCGTGAGCAAGAAGGCCCGCGAGCGCGTGATCCGCGAGCTCAAGCCGCGCGTGCAGAAGGGCCTGCCGCCCGACGAAGTCCTCTTGGTGAAGGCGCCGTTCCCCTGCGAGAAGGGCGACGAGTGGATGTGGGTGGAGGTCCAGACCTGGAGCGGCGAGACCGTGCGCGGCGCGCTCCAGAGCGATCCCGAGTGCGCGGTGGGCTATCGCAGCGGCCAGACGGTCGAGGTCAAGGAGGCCGAGCTCTTCGACTACATGGACAAGTTCGTCGACGGCAGCTTCATCGGCAACGACACCGGCAAGATGATGGAGCCCGCCTTCTTCGAGGAGCTCGACGGCGGCCGCCGGCGCATCCGCGAATAA
- a CDS encoding DUF4272 domain-containing protein, protein MSASADPRGRTSPSPGRIAARALTLCAVIARAYLEEAAHDPHTEQLRKQMLAWLQQLDLMDELTQAERKLMERPVGRLSQREQADASWLCEGLSVLAWALGRFELPLPDSEIDPRRVVESLGFLTDGAQALLTLPLLRPEEELATAEARLVLVRERLVAFSQTREPVSLELLAKGAELGPLVLSGVPLADGDLRIDGKPLAQCEEDRWNEALDAATERARSISWLCGSGERYSLG, encoded by the coding sequence GTGAGCGCTTCCGCGGACCCGCGTGGACGGACCTCGCCCAGCCCGGGCCGCATCGCCGCGCGCGCGCTCACCCTCTGCGCCGTCATCGCCCGCGCCTACCTCGAAGAGGCCGCCCACGATCCCCACACCGAGCAACTCCGCAAGCAGATGCTCGCCTGGCTCCAGCAGCTCGACCTGATGGACGAGCTGACGCAGGCGGAGCGCAAGCTGATGGAGAGGCCCGTGGGCCGGCTCTCGCAGCGGGAGCAGGCCGACGCCTCGTGGCTCTGCGAGGGGCTCTCGGTGCTCGCCTGGGCGCTGGGGCGCTTCGAGCTGCCGCTGCCGGACTCGGAGATCGATCCGCGGCGGGTGGTGGAGTCGCTGGGCTTCTTGACCGACGGGGCCCAGGCCCTGCTCACGCTGCCGCTGCTGCGCCCGGAAGAGGAGCTGGCCACGGCGGAGGCGCGGCTGGTGCTGGTGCGCGAGCGCCTGGTCGCCTTCTCGCAGACCCGGGAGCCGGTGTCGCTGGAACTCTTGGCGAAGGGCGCGGAGCTGGGGCCGCTGGTGCTCTCGGGCGTGCCGCTCGCGGACGGCGATCTGCGCATCGACGGCAAGCCGCTCGCGCAGTGCGAAGAAGATCGTTGGAACGAGGCGCTCGACGCGGCGACCGAGCGCGCGCGGAGCATCTCCTGGCTCTGCGGCAGCGGCGAACGCTACAGCCTGGGCTGA